Proteins co-encoded in one Ponticoccus alexandrii genomic window:
- a CDS encoding phytanoyl-CoA dioxygenase family protein, translating to MLTQDQKDFYAQNGYLKVEGAVTGELLARLQAVTNRLIDASREVAENNEVYDLDTGHSAEAPRLTRIKLPHKQDPVFWETLTQSGVTEVLTDLLGPDTYINTSKLNTKAPGGGAAVEWHQDWAFYPHTNDDLLAFGLMLEDVDEANGPLKVIPGTHKGPVLSHHAGGVFCGAVDPDDPLFEQDKAVTLTGKAGDMTIHHVRLLHGSAPNRSDRARKILFYELARADAWPILGASSYIHALGQRGFWADLQDRVVTGAPCLTPRLENVPVSMPLPPAKDNTSIFKTQSSGGAKSAFA from the coding sequence ATGCTGACGCAGGACCAGAAGGACTTCTACGCGCAAAACGGCTACCTCAAGGTCGAGGGCGCCGTGACGGGCGAGTTGCTCGCGCGGTTGCAGGCGGTGACGAACCGGCTGATCGACGCCTCGCGAGAGGTGGCTGAGAACAACGAGGTCTATGATCTCGACACGGGGCACTCCGCCGAGGCGCCCCGGCTGACGCGGATCAAGCTGCCGCACAAGCAGGACCCGGTGTTCTGGGAAACGCTGACGCAGTCGGGGGTGACCGAGGTGCTGACCGATCTATTGGGGCCGGACACCTACATCAACACCTCGAAACTGAACACCAAGGCGCCGGGCGGCGGGGCGGCGGTGGAATGGCATCAGGACTGGGCCTTCTACCCGCATACCAACGACGACCTGCTGGCCTTCGGCCTGATGCTGGAGGACGTGGACGAGGCAAACGGCCCGCTCAAGGTGATCCCCGGCACCCACAAGGGCCCGGTGCTGTCGCACCACGCGGGCGGCGTGTTCTGCGGCGCCGTGGATCCGGACGATCCGCTGTTCGAGCAGGACAAGGCGGTGACCCTGACCGGCAAGGCGGGCGACATGACGATCCACCACGTCCGCCTGCTGCACGGCTCTGCGCCCAACCGGTCCGACCGGGCGCGCAAGATCCTGTTCTATGAACTCGCCCGCGCCGACGCATGGCCGATCCTCGGCGCCTCCAGCTACATCCACGCGCTCGGACAGCGCGGCTTCTGGGCCGACCTGCAGGACCGCGTCGTCACCGGCGCGCCCTGCCTGACACCCCGGCTGGAAAACGTGCCGGTCTCGATGCCGCTGCCGCCTGCCAAGGACAACACGTCGATCTTCAAGACCCAGTCCTCGGGCGGGGCGAAGAGCGCCTTCGCCTGA
- a CDS encoding AzlC family ABC transporter permease, with product MTSRQAFWRGYRDCAPFIVIVAPYSMLFGVVARDAGLDVLQAMAMAVLVIAGASQFTALALLQDQAPVFIALLTALAVNLRMAMYSAALVPHLGHARLGTRALMAYLMVDQAFAVAVRTYEDNPQMPKAAKVAYYFGCMVLICPVWYAFTLTGALVGQAIPASLSLDFAVPVCFIALLAPLLRTLPHILAAGVSAVAALAFAWVPWSLGLLVAAALAMVTGAQTELWLKRRAEVAA from the coding sequence ATGACATCAAGACAGGCTTTCTGGCGCGGCTATCGCGACTGCGCCCCCTTCATCGTGATCGTGGCCCCCTATTCGATGCTCTTCGGCGTCGTGGCGCGTGACGCGGGCCTCGACGTACTTCAGGCCATGGCCATGGCGGTGCTGGTGATCGCGGGGGCCTCGCAGTTCACCGCGCTGGCGCTTCTACAGGATCAGGCGCCGGTCTTCATCGCGCTCCTGACCGCGCTGGCGGTGAACCTGCGCATGGCGATGTATTCCGCCGCGCTGGTGCCACACCTCGGCCATGCGCGGCTTGGGACGCGGGCGCTGATGGCCTACCTGATGGTCGATCAAGCCTTTGCCGTGGCGGTGCGCACCTACGAGGACAACCCGCAGATGCCCAAGGCCGCCAAGGTCGCCTACTACTTCGGCTGCATGGTGCTGATCTGCCCGGTCTGGTACGCCTTCACCCTGACCGGCGCATTGGTCGGACAGGCAATCCCCGCCAGCCTCTCGCTGGATTTCGCCGTGCCGGTCTGCTTCATCGCCCTGCTCGCGCCGCTGCTCAGGACGCTGCCACACATACTGGCCGCCGGGGTCTCTGCCGTGGCCGCGCTGGCCTTCGCATGGGTGCCATGGAGCCTCGGGCTGCTCGTGGCCGCCGCGCTGGCCATGGTGACGGGGGCACAGACGGAGCTTTGGCTGAAACGGCGCGCAGAGGTGGCGGCATGA
- a CDS encoding IlvD/Edd family dehydratase yields MSDTRANKRFRSQEWFDNPNNPGMTALYVERYQNSTFTREEIQGGRPVIGIANSGSDIAPCNKIHVFLMDRIKAGIREAGGVPMEFPVHPIQETGKRPTAALDRNLTYLGLVEVLHGYPLDGVVLTTGCDKTTPAMLMGAATVDIPAIALNGGPMLDGWWKGKRAGSGTIVWESRRLLAEGKIDYEEFMSRVCSSAPSLGHCNTMGTASTMNAMAEALGMSLTGNSAIPAPFRERMAMAYETGKRIVQMVLDDLKPSDILTREAFENAIVVNSAIGGSTNAPPHLQAVARHAGVELTVKDWETIGFEVPLLVNMQPAGEYLGESFFRAGGVPAVMAELKKAGHIREGAMTATGKPMGENLAGIGSDDEEVIKTCAAPMRPNAGFKVLSGNLFDSALMKTSVISADFQKRFLSQPGNEGVLEARAVVFEGPEDYHDRINDPALEIDEHCILFIRNVGCVGYPGSAEVVNMQPPDALIKQGINHLPTVGDGRQSGTSESPSILNASPEAMVGGGLAYLKTGDTVRLDLNASRMDAVVDDAEWKARQEAWEEPEIVNQTPWQEIYRRHVGQLADGGCLELATAYQKVARVLPRDNH; encoded by the coding sequence ATGAGTGACACGCGCGCCAACAAGCGGTTCCGCTCGCAAGAGTGGTTCGACAATCCGAACAACCCGGGGATGACGGCGCTTTACGTCGAGCGGTACCAGAACAGCACGTTCACCCGTGAAGAGATTCAGGGCGGGCGCCCGGTCATCGGCATCGCCAACTCGGGCAGCGACATCGCGCCCTGCAACAAGATCCACGTCTTCCTGATGGACCGCATCAAGGCGGGCATCCGCGAAGCCGGCGGCGTGCCGATGGAATTCCCGGTCCACCCGATTCAGGAGACCGGCAAGCGCCCGACGGCGGCGCTGGACCGCAACCTGACCTATCTCGGCCTCGTCGAGGTGCTGCACGGCTATCCGCTGGACGGGGTCGTGCTGACCACCGGCTGCGACAAGACCACGCCCGCCATGCTGATGGGCGCCGCCACGGTCGACATTCCCGCCATCGCGCTGAACGGCGGCCCGATGCTGGACGGCTGGTGGAAGGGCAAGCGCGCCGGGTCCGGCACCATCGTCTGGGAATCGCGCCGCCTGCTGGCCGAGGGCAAGATCGACTACGAGGAATTCATGTCCCGGGTCTGCTCTTCGGCCCCCTCGCTGGGGCATTGCAACACCATGGGCACGGCCTCGACCATGAACGCCATGGCCGAAGCGCTGGGCATGTCGCTGACCGGCAACTCGGCCATCCCGGCGCCCTTCCGCGAGCGCATGGCCATGGCCTACGAGACCGGCAAGCGCATCGTGCAGATGGTGCTGGACGATCTGAAGCCTTCGGACATCCTGACCCGCGAGGCCTTCGAGAATGCCATCGTGGTGAACTCGGCCATCGGCGGCTCGACCAACGCGCCGCCGCACCTGCAGGCCGTCGCACGCCACGCGGGCGTCGAGCTGACCGTCAAGGACTGGGAGACCATCGGCTTCGAGGTTCCGCTGCTGGTGAACATGCAGCCGGCGGGGGAGTACCTTGGCGAATCGTTCTTCCGGGCGGGCGGCGTGCCCGCGGTCATGGCAGAGCTGAAGAAGGCCGGCCATATCCGCGAAGGCGCGATGACCGCGACCGGCAAGCCGATGGGCGAGAACCTCGCGGGGATCGGCTCGGACGACGAAGAAGTCATCAAGACCTGCGCCGCGCCGATGCGCCCCAACGCGGGCTTCAAGGTGCTGTCCGGCAACCTGTTCGATTCGGCGCTGATGAAGACTTCGGTCATCTCGGCGGATTTCCAGAAGCGCTTCTTGTCGCAGCCCGGCAACGAGGGTGTGCTGGAGGCGCGGGCCGTGGTCTTCGAGGGGCCCGAGGACTACCACGACCGAATCAACGACCCGGCGCTGGAGATCGACGAGCACTGCATCCTGTTCATCCGCAACGTCGGCTGCGTGGGTTATCCCGGCTCCGCCGAGGTGGTGAACATGCAGCCGCCGGATGCGCTGATCAAGCAGGGCATCAACCACCTGCCGACCGTGGGCGACGGGCGCCAGTCGGGGACGTCGGAGTCGCCGTCGATCCTCAACGCCTCGCCCGAGGCGATGGTGGGCGGCGGTCTGGCCTACCTCAAGACCGGGGACACCGTGCGTCTGGACCTGAACGCCAGCCGCATGGACGCGGTGGTCGACGACGCCGAGTGGAAGGCGCGGCAGGAGGCCTGGGAGGAGCCGGAGATCGTCAACCAGACGCCGTGGCAGGAGATCTACCGCCGCCACGTCGGCCAGCTTGCCGACGGCGGCTGTCTGGAACTGGCGACGGCCTACCAGAAGGTCGCCCGCGTGCTGCCGCGCGACAATCACTGA
- a CDS encoding DMT family transporter, with amino-acid sequence MSETKPREDRAGAGVLMMALAVFFFTCIDSSAKWLILGGIPALQVVFVRYLGHTLVAIATFVPQEGLSAFRSNAPWRQLLRSLFLLGSTTLNFTALQYLPITVTTTIMFAGPIVVTLLAIPILGEQVGLRRIIAVCVGFIGVLVVMQPWGAEFHPAMLLTLGALCMASMYFIMTRLLAGTEGNAVSQIWSAGIAAVALCPFVIENWTWPTGVDWIAFLLIGCFGALGHIAATGAHRLADASILAPVIYIQLFLAALASIVLFDSWPTLWTLAGGAIIIGSGLYIWQRERAVRKGGVRKPVAATR; translated from the coding sequence ATGTCAGAGACGAAACCGAGAGAAGACCGCGCCGGTGCAGGCGTGCTGATGATGGCGCTGGCCGTCTTCTTCTTCACCTGCATCGACAGCTCCGCCAAGTGGCTGATCCTCGGCGGCATCCCGGCGCTTCAGGTGGTCTTTGTCCGGTATCTCGGCCACACGCTGGTCGCCATCGCCACCTTCGTCCCGCAAGAGGGCCTGTCGGCCTTCCGCTCCAACGCGCCGTGGCGGCAATTGCTGCGCTCGCTCTTCCTGCTGGGCAGCACCACGCTGAACTTCACCGCGCTACAGTACCTGCCGATCACCGTGACGACGACCATCATGTTCGCGGGCCCCATCGTGGTCACCCTGCTGGCGATCCCGATCCTCGGCGAACAGGTCGGCCTGCGCCGCATCATCGCCGTCTGCGTGGGCTTCATCGGCGTCCTCGTGGTGATGCAGCCCTGGGGGGCCGAATTCCACCCCGCCATGCTGCTGACGCTGGGCGCGCTCTGCATGGCATCCATGTATTTCATCATGACGCGCCTGCTGGCCGGGACAGAGGGCAACGCGGTCTCGCAGATCTGGTCCGCCGGGATCGCGGCGGTGGCGCTCTGCCCCTTCGTGATCGAGAACTGGACATGGCCCACCGGCGTCGACTGGATCGCCTTCCTGCTGATCGGCTGCTTCGGCGCATTGGGCCACATCGCCGCCACCGGCGCGCACCGCCTCGCCGATGCGTCGATCCTCGCGCCGGTGATCTACATCCAGCTCTTCCTCGCCGCGCTGGCCAGCATCGTGCTCTTCGACAGCTGGCCGACGCTCTGGACGCTGGCCGGGGGCGCGATCATCATCGGCTCGGGCCTCTACATCTGGCAGCGCGAGCGCGCGGTGCGAAAGGGCGGCGTGCGCAAGCCCGTGGCCGCCACCCGCTGA
- a CDS encoding RraA family protein, protein MIEEPPVLTLIEDFPRPTQAQVDALKGIPTGFVCDAMNGLGSLATQIAPIGPDIDCVAVGPALVADNGAADILATLAAIEVAQAGDIVVASVAGHQGCSASGDQVMGMLKNRGAAGFVTDGPMRDYEGIVEVGLPAWCTGLNPNSPYGSGPGTVGGTAVVGGVSVSSGDLIVADRNGVVVIPHARIDAVIARVAEVKALEDGLEVKVRNEGFCTPVDIQKMLAEGRAVKA, encoded by the coding sequence ATGATCGAAGAACCGCCCGTCCTTACCCTGATCGAGGACTTCCCACGCCCGACCCAGGCCCAGGTCGACGCCCTGAAGGGCATCCCGACCGGCTTCGTCTGCGACGCGATGAACGGCCTGGGCTCGCTGGCGACCCAGATCGCCCCCATCGGCCCCGACATCGACTGTGTCGCCGTGGGCCCGGCGCTGGTCGCGGACAACGGCGCCGCCGACATCCTCGCCACCCTCGCCGCCATCGAGGTCGCGCAGGCGGGCGACATCGTGGTCGCCTCGGTCGCGGGCCATCAGGGCTGCTCGGCGAGCGGAGACCAGGTCATGGGCATGCTGAAGAACCGTGGCGCAGCGGGCTTTGTCACCGACGGCCCGATGCGCGACTACGAGGGCATCGTCGAGGTCGGCCTGCCCGCATGGTGCACCGGCCTGAACCCGAACTCGCCCTACGGCAGCGGCCCCGGCACCGTCGGCGGCACCGCCGTTGTGGGCGGCGTCAGCGTCAGCAGCGGCGACCTGATCGTTGCTGACCGCAACGGCGTCGTGGTCATCCCCCACGCCCGCATCGACGCGGTTATCGCCCGCGTGGCAGAGGTGAAGGCACTGGAAGACGGGCTGGAAGTGAAGGTCCGGAACGAAGGCTTCTGCACCCCGGTGGACATCCAGAAGATGCTGGCCGAAGGCCGCGCCGTAAAGGCCTGA
- a CDS encoding SDR family oxidoreductase, translating into MTQTIIITGGARGIGKACAEAFLSAGWKVGIVGRTEATVAEMADSHENALALPCDVINEAEVDAAFDKALAEWGRIDCLFNNAGISVMGGTVDELSVEDWRRCMDINITGSFICARAAFARMRAQDPQGGRIINNGSVSSDVPRWGSAAYTASKHAVTGLTRSISLDGRPFNIACGQINIGNALTDMAAKMTKGVPQADGSIAVEPVMDVSHVASSVLHMASLPLEANVQFMTVMASAMPYIGRG; encoded by the coding sequence ATGACACAGACAATCATCATTACCGGCGGCGCGCGCGGGATCGGCAAGGCCTGCGCCGAGGCCTTTCTTTCGGCGGGCTGGAAGGTCGGCATCGTCGGCCGGACCGAGGCCACGGTGGCCGAGATGGCCGACAGCCACGAGAACGCGCTGGCGCTGCCCTGCGACGTGATCAACGAAGCCGAGGTCGACGCGGCCTTCGACAAGGCGCTGGCCGAGTGGGGGCGGATCGACTGCCTGTTCAACAACGCCGGGATCTCGGTCATGGGCGGCACGGTGGACGAGCTGTCGGTCGAGGACTGGCGCCGCTGCATGGACATCAACATCACCGGGTCGTTCATCTGCGCGCGCGCGGCCTTTGCCCGGATGCGGGCGCAGGACCCGCAGGGCGGGCGGATCATCAACAACGGATCGGTCTCGTCGGATGTGCCGCGCTGGGGCTCTGCCGCCTACACGGCGTCGAAACACGCGGTGACGGGGCTGACGCGCTCGATCTCGCTGGACGGGCGGCCCTTCAACATCGCCTGCGGGCAGATCAACATCGGCAACGCGCTGACCGACATGGCGGCGAAGATGACCAAGGGGGTGCCGCAGGCCGATGGCTCCATCGCGGTCGAGCCGGTGATGGACGTGTCCCACGTGGCCTCTTCGGTGCTGCACATGGCGAGCCTGCCGCTGGAAGCCAACGTGCAGTTCATGACCGTCATGGCGAGCGCGATGCCCTACATCGGGCGCGGCTGA
- a CDS encoding NAD(P)-dependent oxidoreductase, with product MTKPRIGFIGLGLMGRAMVGCLQDAGYSLTVLGNRDRTGVEEAVARGGSEAENAKALAEASDIVMLCVSTSEQVEGRIYGDDGVLAGVKEGTVVIDFGTSLPGSTQKIADDMTAKGAIYLDAPLGRTPAHAKEGKLNIMCAGDEAAYQKVKPVLDVLGENVFHLGKTGNGHTIKLINNFFAMTTAMAMSEAFAMADAAGIDRSALFDVMAAGPNRSGMMEFIRNYAVDGKVDLAFSVENGAKDVGYYGTMAGDLGRDSRMSKSTVAVLEEAKGTGDGSRMIPEMVDWMTKHLGDKA from the coding sequence ATGACCAAACCCCGTATCGGATTTATCGGACTGGGCCTGATGGGCCGCGCCATGGTGGGCTGCCTGCAGGACGCGGGCTACAGCCTGACCGTCCTTGGCAATCGCGACCGCACCGGCGTCGAAGAGGCCGTCGCGCGCGGCGGCTCCGAAGCCGAGAACGCCAAGGCGCTGGCCGAGGCGAGCGACATCGTGATGCTCTGTGTCTCGACCTCCGAGCAGGTCGAGGGGCGCATCTACGGCGACGACGGCGTGCTGGCCGGTGTGAAGGAGGGCACCGTGGTGATCGACTTCGGCACCTCGCTGCCCGGCTCGACCCAGAAGATCGCCGATGACATGACGGCGAAGGGCGCGATCTACCTCGACGCGCCGCTGGGCCGCACGCCCGCGCATGCCAAGGAAGGCAAGCTGAACATCATGTGCGCCGGGGACGAGGCGGCCTATCAGAAGGTCAAGCCGGTGCTCGACGTGCTGGGCGAGAACGTCTTCCACCTTGGCAAGACGGGCAATGGCCACACGATCAAGCTGATCAACAACTTCTTCGCCATGACGACCGCGATGGCGATGTCCGAGGCCTTTGCCATGGCCGATGCGGCGGGGATCGACCGCTCTGCGCTCTTCGACGTGATGGCGGCGGGGCCGAACCGGTCCGGCATGATGGAATTCATCCGCAACTACGCGGTGGACGGCAAGGTCGACCTTGCCTTCTCTGTCGAGAACGGCGCCAAGGACGTGGGCTACTACGGCACCATGGCGGGCGATCTGGGCCGCGACAGCCGCATGTCCAAAAGCACCGTGGCGGTTCTGGAAGAAGCCAAGGGCACCGGCGATGGCAGCCGCATGATCCCCGAAATGGTCGACTGGATGACGAAACACCTTGGTGACAAGGCATGA
- a CDS encoding UxaA family hydrolase translates to MNTVRLSDADNVVTAIRPLEIGQDGATQLIPRGHKMASQPIARGEAVRKYAQVIGYAAEEIAQGAHVHTHNLEFRNVDTAYEFGTNLREAPKATTRDTFMGYRRPTGRVGTRNYIAVLTSVNCSATAARKIAEHFTEERLADYPNVDGVVAFVHGTGCAMGGDGTGFELLQRTLWGYARNPNVGAVLMAGLGCEMMQIDWLIEAYGLTPGPFFQTMNIQDVGGLRKTVEAGIAKIEKMLPLVNEAQREECPASELMVGLECGGSDAWSGITANPAVGYACDLLVAQGGTGVLSETPEIYGAEHMLTARAASREVGDKLIDLIHWWERYTANAGGSMDNNPSPGNKKGGLTTILEKSLGASAKGGTTPLMGVFKYAEPVTAKGFVFMDSPGYDPASVTGMIASGCNLVCFTTGRGSAFGSKPSPCMKVATNSEMYGRLHEDMDVNAGTILSDGKTVEDVGREIYEMWLRMASGEKTKSELQGLGDYEFVPWQIGAVM, encoded by the coding sequence ATGAACACAGTCCGCCTTTCCGACGCCGACAATGTCGTCACAGCCATCCGCCCGCTCGAGATCGGGCAGGACGGCGCCACCCAGCTGATCCCGCGCGGCCACAAGATGGCCAGCCAGCCCATCGCCAGGGGTGAGGCCGTGCGCAAATACGCGCAGGTCATCGGCTACGCCGCCGAGGAGATCGCCCAGGGCGCGCATGTCCACACCCACAACCTCGAATTCCGCAACGTCGACACGGCCTACGAGTTCGGCACCAACCTGCGCGAGGCCCCCAAGGCCACGACCCGCGACACCTTCATGGGCTACCGCCGCCCCACGGGCCGCGTCGGCACGCGCAACTACATCGCGGTCCTGACAAGCGTGAACTGCTCCGCCACCGCCGCGCGCAAGATCGCCGAGCACTTCACCGAAGAGCGTCTGGCCGATTACCCGAACGTCGACGGCGTGGTGGCGTTCGTGCACGGCACCGGCTGCGCCATGGGCGGCGACGGCACCGGCTTCGAACTGCTGCAGCGCACGCTTTGGGGCTATGCCCGCAACCCCAACGTCGGCGCGGTGCTGATGGCGGGTCTGGGCTGCGAGATGATGCAGATCGACTGGCTGATCGAGGCCTATGGCCTGACCCCCGGCCCCTTCTTCCAGACCATGAACATCCAGGACGTGGGTGGGCTGCGCAAGACCGTCGAGGCGGGCATCGCCAAGATCGAGAAGATGCTGCCGCTGGTCAACGAGGCGCAGCGCGAGGAATGCCCCGCCTCGGAGCTGATGGTGGGTCTCGAATGCGGCGGGTCGGACGCGTGGTCGGGCATCACCGCCAACCCGGCGGTGGGCTACGCCTGCGACCTGCTGGTGGCGCAGGGTGGCACCGGCGTGCTGTCCGAAACCCCCGAGATCTACGGCGCCGAGCACATGCTGACGGCGCGTGCCGCCAGCCGCGAGGTCGGCGACAAGCTGATCGACCTCATTCACTGGTGGGAGCGCTACACCGCCAACGCGGGCGGCTCGATGGACAACAACCCCTCGCCCGGCAACAAGAAGGGCGGGCTGACCACGATCCTCGAGAAGTCGCTGGGCGCCTCCGCCAAGGGCGGGACGACACCGCTGATGGGGGTCTTCAAATATGCCGAGCCGGTGACCGCCAAGGGCTTCGTCTTTATGGACAGCCCGGGCTACGACCCGGCCTCTGTCACGGGCATGATCGCCTCGGGCTGCAATCTCGTGTGCTTCACCACCGGGCGCGGGTCGGCCTTCGGGTCGAAGCCCTCGCCCTGCATGAAGGTGGCCACGAACTCCGAGATGTACGGGCGCCTGCACGAGGACATGGACGTGAACGCGGGCACGATCCTGTCGGACGGCAAGACGGTCGAGGACGTCGGCCGCGAGATCTACGAGATGTGGCTGCGCATGGCCAGCGGCGAGAAGACCAAGTCCGAGTTGCAGGGTCTTGGCGACTACGAGTTCGTGCCGTGGCAGATCGGCGCGGTGATGTGA
- a CDS encoding SDR family oxidoreductase codes for MRLKGKTAFVTAAGQGIGRAIAEAYLREGATVTATDLKADLLEGLDGATCFALDVTDKDAVTEAIRNAAPDVLVNCAGFVHGGTILDATDADFDFAFTLNVRSQFHTMQAVLPGMIERGGGSIVNIASVAGSIVAAPNRCIYGASKAAVIGLTKSVALDFVTKGVRVNCICPGTVDSPSLHDRLRAMGDYDEARRAFEARQPMGRIGTAEEIAHLAVYLGSDESAFTTGQAHVIDGGWAVG; via the coding sequence ATGAGGCTGAAGGGCAAGACGGCCTTCGTGACGGCGGCGGGTCAGGGCATCGGCCGCGCCATCGCCGAGGCCTACCTGCGCGAAGGCGCCACGGTCACGGCGACCGACCTGAAGGCCGACCTGCTGGAGGGCCTCGACGGCGCGACCTGCTTTGCGCTGGACGTGACCGACAAGGACGCGGTGACGGAAGCGATCCGGAACGCGGCGCCCGATGTGCTGGTCAACTGCGCGGGCTTCGTGCATGGCGGCACCATTCTGGACGCCACCGACGCGGACTTCGACTTCGCCTTCACGCTGAACGTCCGGTCGCAGTTCCACACCATGCAGGCCGTCCTTCCCGGCATGATCGAACGCGGCGGCGGCTCCATCGTCAACATCGCCTCGGTGGCGGGCAGCATCGTGGCGGCCCCCAACCGCTGCATCTACGGCGCGTCCAAGGCGGCGGTGATCGGGCTGACCAAATCGGTGGCGCTGGACTTCGTGACCAAGGGCGTGCGGGTGAACTGCATCTGCCCGGGCACGGTGGACAGCCCCTCGCTGCATGACCGGCTTCGGGCCATGGGCGACTACGACGAGGCGCGCCGCGCCTTCGAGGCGCGCCAGCCCATGGGCCGGATCGGCACGGCGGAGGAGATCGCGCATCTGGCCGTCTACCTCGGCTCGGACGAGAGCGCCTTCACCACCGGGCAGGCGCATGTGATCGACGGCGGCTGGGCGGTCGGCTGA
- a CDS encoding Gfo/Idh/MocA family protein yields MTALPICVVGAGSIGQRHIEVAGLSERVELVSVVEPDERLRGALAARGLPMVADVSEVPAHVRAAVVATPTPVHAPAARAALERGWAVLVEKPLTGTLDEGRALLAFAEAKGLPLYCGHHRRCHPFSREARAALRGIGAPVGVQAMWSLRKHDSYYEPEWRRSPGAGPLMTNLSHEIDLLSFFYGEAVEVTALTSSAVRGLAIEDTAALALRFESGALGSILISDAGASPWAFEAATGENPAIALSTEDYMRFTGTEGALAFPSLTLWQASQPGEIEWSKPLARVPGEPFDPVDPLRVQIDRFAAVVEGGSDDVLCTGAQGLAALEMTLATALSARTGKPVARGDVPGDFNGF; encoded by the coding sequence ATGACGGCACTGCCGATCTGTGTCGTGGGCGCGGGCTCCATCGGGCAGCGCCATATCGAGGTCGCGGGGCTGTCGGAGAGGGTGGAACTGGTCTCGGTCGTGGAGCCGGACGAACGTCTGCGCGGGGCGCTGGCGGCGCGGGGGCTGCCGATGGTGGCCGATGTCTCGGAGGTGCCGGCCCATGTGCGCGCCGCCGTGGTGGCCACGCCCACCCCGGTCCATGCCCCCGCCGCGCGCGCCGCGCTGGAGCGCGGCTGGGCGGTGCTGGTCGAGAAGCCGCTGACCGGCACGCTGGACGAGGGGCGCGCGCTGCTGGCATTTGCCGAGGCGAAGGGATTGCCCCTGTATTGCGGGCATCACCGGCGCTGCCATCCGTTTTCCCGTGAGGCGCGCGCGGCCCTGCGGGGCATCGGTGCGCCCGTGGGGGTTCAGGCAATGTGGTCGCTGCGTAAGCACGACAGCTATTACGAGCCGGAGTGGCGGCGCTCGCCGGGGGCCGGGCCCCTGATGACCAACCTCAGCCACGAGATCGACCTCTTGTCCTTCTTCTACGGCGAGGCGGTCGAGGTCACGGCCCTGACCTCTTCGGCCGTGCGCGGTCTGGCCATCGAGGACACCGCCGCGCTGGCCCTGCGGTTCGAGAGCGGCGCGCTTGGGTCGATCCTGATCTCGGACGCCGGCGCCTCGCCCTGGGCCTTCGAGGCGGCGACGGGCGAGAACCCGGCCATCGCGCTGTCGACCGAGGACTACATGCGCTTCACCGGCACCGAGGGGGCGCTGGCCTTCCCGTCCCTGACGCTCTGGCAGGCCAGCCAGCCCGGAGAGATCGAGTGGTCGAAGCCCCTCGCCCGGGTGCCCGGAGAGCCCTTTGACCCCGTGGACCCCTTGCGGGTGCAGATCGACCGCTTCGCCGCGGTCGTCGAAGGCGGCAGCGACGACGTGCTCTGCACCGGCGCGCAGGGGCTTGCCGCGCTGGAGATGACATTGGCCACCGCGCTTTCGGCGCGGACGGGCAAGCCGGTGGCACGCGGAGACGTGCCCGGCGATTTCAACGGTTTCTAG
- a CDS encoding AzlD domain-containing protein, whose protein sequence is MISDTAFWLLTAGLGIGTFLIRFSFLGLLGGRQLPDWALLHLKYVGVAVFPALVAPLVLWPEATGGTTDLPRLLAALIAFAVGLRGNVIATILAGMAALYGLQFLTGSF, encoded by the coding sequence ATGATCTCGGACACCGCCTTCTGGCTTCTGACTGCGGGGCTGGGGATCGGCACCTTCCTGATCCGCTTCTCCTTCCTCGGGCTTCTGGGTGGCAGGCAACTGCCGGACTGGGCGCTCCTGCATTTGAAATACGTGGGCGTCGCGGTCTTCCCGGCGCTGGTCGCACCGCTGGTGCTCTGGCCCGAAGCCACAGGCGGCACGACCGACCTGCCCCGCCTGCTCGCCGCACTCATCGCCTTTGCCGTGGGCCTGCGCGGCAATGTCATCGCCACGATTCTCGCGGGTATGGCGGCGCTCTACGGACTGCAATTCCTCACCGGCTCATTCTGA